Proteins from a single region of Trichoplusia ni isolate ovarian cell line Hi5 chromosome 3, tn1, whole genome shotgun sequence:
- the LOC113491639 gene encoding protein LSM12 homolog A-like — protein sequence MSTVVSDCFTIGSIVATRTCYNENIEGEVLAFDPQTKMLILKCPSSSGNPKRHDVNIVNLSLVSDVQIKKEVTTVPDPPQSLNLHRLNTRVRNSIENKRRLVSALSACLDPEGQRLFMAIARVIDNVSWDGQNINVYNDVIITPPYKVDNVLCEKDSKSYNYIKKFVERHWRDHRDHAAHSNQHQ from the exons ATGTCCACTGTCGTGTCGGACTGTTTTACTATCGGTAGCATAGTAGCGACGAGAACATGTTACAACGAAAATATAGAAGGCGAGGTGCTAGCTTTCGATCCtcaaactaaaatgttaatattaaaatgtccgTCGTCTAGCGGGAATCCTAAACGCCATGATGTGAATATCGTGAACCTATCGTTGGTGAGTGATGTGCAAATCAAAAAAGAAGTCACGACGGTGCCCGACCCGCCGCAGTCTCTCAACCTGCATAGACTAAACACGCGAGTTCGAAATTCAATAGAGAATAAAAGAAGACTA GTATCAGCATTATCAGCATGCTTGGACCCGGAGGGCCAGCGTCTGTTCATGGCCATCGCGAGAGTCATTGACAACGTCTCGTGGGACGGACAGAACATCAACGTCTACAATGATGTTATTATCACACCTCCTTATAAG GTGGACAACGTACTATGCGAAAAAGACTCAAAATCGTACAATTATATAAAGAAGTTCGTGGAAAGACACTGGCGCGACCACCGCGATCACGCCGCGCACTCGAACCAACACCAGTAG
- the LOC113491640 gene encoding BCL2/adenovirus E1B 19 kDa protein-interacting protein 3 isoform X1, whose translation MTARKLNTIEDLSESWVELNSGGGLAAVENEYIRLLREAQRESRDSSVRHSRASSVKGSPKSPPNSPNLEPSTEDELKGVYINCWRDDSNDWVWEWSSRPDQLPPKDWRFKHPTSTRGPPSATSSIEVLEQQLAAPVMQQSHCLSVRRLCLFSRGAVAAVLLTNVVSLLLGAGIGMWLSKRGMLPPRLIILN comes from the exons AATCATGGGTGGAACTGAACTCCGGCGGTGGTCTGGCCGCTGTCGAGAACGAGTACATACGTCTGCTGCGGGAGGCGCAGCGCGAGAGCCGCGACTCCTCCGTCAGACATTCTAGAGCGTCCAGCGTCAAGGGCAG CCCAAAATCACCACCGAACAGCCCCAACCTGGAACCCTCGACTGAAGACGAGCTGAAGGGTGTGTACATCAACTGCTGGCGGGACGACTCCAACGACTGGGTGTGGGAGTGGAGCAGTAGACCTGATCAGTTGCCTCCCAA GGACTGGCGGTTTAAGCATCCCACGAGTACGCGCGGCCCCCCCTCCGCCACCTCCTCCATCGAGGTGCTGGAGCAGCAGCTGGCCGCGCCCGTCATGCAGCAG AGCCACTGCCTGTCGGTCCGCCGCCTGTGCCTGTTCTCGCGCGGCGCGGTGGCGGCCGTGCTGCTCACCAACGTGGTGTCGCTGCTGCTGGGCGCCGGCATCGG TATGTGGCTGAGCAAGCGCGGCATGCTGCCCCCCCGACTGATAATCCTCAACTAG
- the LOC113491640 gene encoding BCL2/adenovirus E1B 19 kDa protein-interacting protein 3 isoform X2 has protein sequence MLEPLSAVSVDELESWVELNSGGGLAAVENEYIRLLREAQRESRDSSVRHSRASSVKGSPKSPPNSPNLEPSTEDELKGVYINCWRDDSNDWVWEWSSRPDQLPPKDWRFKHPTSTRGPPSATSSIEVLEQQLAAPVMQQSHCLSVRRLCLFSRGAVAAVLLTNVVSLLLGAGIGMWLSKRGMLPPRLIILN, from the exons AATCATGGGTGGAACTGAACTCCGGCGGTGGTCTGGCCGCTGTCGAGAACGAGTACATACGTCTGCTGCGGGAGGCGCAGCGCGAGAGCCGCGACTCCTCCGTCAGACATTCTAGAGCGTCCAGCGTCAAGGGCAG CCCAAAATCACCACCGAACAGCCCCAACCTGGAACCCTCGACTGAAGACGAGCTGAAGGGTGTGTACATCAACTGCTGGCGGGACGACTCCAACGACTGGGTGTGGGAGTGGAGCAGTAGACCTGATCAGTTGCCTCCCAA GGACTGGCGGTTTAAGCATCCCACGAGTACGCGCGGCCCCCCCTCCGCCACCTCCTCCATCGAGGTGCTGGAGCAGCAGCTGGCCGCGCCCGTCATGCAGCAG AGCCACTGCCTGTCGGTCCGCCGCCTGTGCCTGTTCTCGCGCGGCGCGGTGGCGGCCGTGCTGCTCACCAACGTGGTGTCGCTGCTGCTGGGCGCCGGCATCGG TATGTGGCTGAGCAAGCGCGGCATGCTGCCCCCCCGACTGATAATCCTCAACTAG